The following coding sequences are from one Musa acuminata AAA Group cultivar baxijiao chromosome BXJ1-6, Cavendish_Baxijiao_AAA, whole genome shotgun sequence window:
- the LOC135676116 gene encoding pentatricopeptide repeat-containing protein At3g29230-like isoform X1 produces the protein MSVASIRQPQWTSHRRLLEQKVAELHRCSDHHHLRQIQAQILKADLHRDPFVAPKLISAYSLCRQILPAVAVFRQVPHPNTHLFNVLIRAFADNSQSSRAFTTFAQMQKCDAFPDKFTYSFLLRACSGPSAFARVQMIHSHVLKLGFLSDIFVPNALIDSYAKAAVAAIADAKKVFDGMPQRDVVSWNSILAGLLRAGELKEARQLFDDMPERDIISWNTLLDGLAKAGEMDHVFNLFNRMPERNVVSWSTVVSGYCKAGDLDMARMLFDRMPVKNLVTWTIMISGYAEKGLSKEASVLIDQMEEARLEPDVAATVSILSACAESSLLGIGQRIHSYVKRSKLRFATHVCNALIDMYSKCGCLDKAWNVFKGMVERDTVSWNSIIQGLAMHGHGEMALALFVRMRREGIMPDGVTFIGVLCACTHMGLVEEARCHFYSMERDYGIVPEIEHYGCLIDILGRGGLLKEAFDLAKAMPLEPNAIIWGSLLGACRVHNNVDLAEEVVDQLTKLEISDAGNYAILSNIYAAARHWEGVAKARIQMKGTGQQKPAGSSWIELDDMVHEFTVGDRKHPKSTRIFEMLDKLSHHIKQVGYVPKVACLYNA, from the coding sequence ATGTCTGTCGCCTCCATTCGCCAGCCCCAGTGGACTTCGCACCGCCGCCTCCTCGAGCAGAaggtcgccgagctccaccggtgCTCCGATCACCACCACCTGCGGCAAATCCAAGCTCAAATCCTCAAGGCTGACCTCCACCGGGACCCCTTTGTCGCTCCCAAGCTCATTTCTGCTTACTCCCTCTGCCGCCAGATCCTCCCCGCCGTCGCTGTCTTCCGCCAGGTCCCTCATCCCAACACCCATCTCTTCAACGTCCTCATCCGCGCTTTCGCCGACAACTCTCAGTCCTCCCGGGCCTTCACCACCTTTGCCCAGATGCAGAAATGCGACGCGTTTCCCGATAAGTTCACGTACTCGTTCCTACTCCGGGCCTGCTCTGGTCCTTCCGCCTTCGCCCGCGTCCAGATGATCCACTCCCATGTCCTAAAGCTAGGATTTTTATCGGATATCTTCGTCCCTAATGCGCTCATCGATTCATATGCCAAGGCTGCCGTTGCCGCCATCGCCGACGCTAAGAAGGTCTTTGATGGAATGCCACAGAGAGATGTTGTGTCGTGGAATTCAATCCTCGCTGGCTTGCTGAGAGCTGGAGAGCTGAAGGAGGCACGTCAGCTTTTCGATGATATGCCTGAGAGGGACATTATCAGTTGGAACACTTTGCTGGATGGGCTTGCTAAGGCTGGCGAGATGGATCATGTTTTCAACTTGTTTAATAGAATGCCGGAGAGAAATGTTGTGTCGTGGTCGACGGTGGTGTCAGGATATTGCAAGGCAGGAGACTTGGACATGGCGAGGATGCTGTTTGATAGGATGCCAGTCAAGAACTTGGTCACTTGGACAATAATGATATCTGGTTATGCTGAAAAGGGACTGTCGAAAGAGGCTTCTGTTTTGATTGATCAGATGGAAGAAGCAAGATTGGAGCCTGATGTTGCTGCAACCGTGAGTATATTGTCTGCTTGCGCTGAGTCCAGCTTGCTAGGTATCGGTCAACGGATCCATTCCTATGTAAAAAGAAGCAAATTGAGATTTGCCACCCATGTGTGCAATGCGCTGATCGATATGTACTCGAAATGTGGGTGTCTTGACAAGGCATGGAATGTCTTTAAAGGAATGGTCGAGCGAGATACGGTTTCCTGGAATTCTATAATTCAAGGGTTAGCCATGCATGGGCATGGAGAGATGGCTCTTGCTCTCTTTGTTCGGATGAGGAGAGAAGGCATCATGCCTGATGGTGTGACATTTATCGGTGTTCTATGTGCTTGTACACACATGGGACTCGTCGAAGAGGCTCGTTGTCACTTTTACAGTATGGAAAGAGACTATGGCATTGTCCCTGAGATAGAGCACTATGGTTGTTTGATCGATATCTTAGGACGTGGAGGACTTCTAAAGGAGGCATTTGACCTTGCAAAGGCCATGCCTTTAGAGCCCAATGCAATCATATGGGGCAGCCTTTTAGGTGCATGCAGAGTGCATAACAATGTAGATCTTGCTGAAGAGGTAGTCGATCAGTTGACAAAATTGGAAATTTCAGATGCTGGGAATTATGCCATTTTGTCAAATATTTATGCAGCTGCCAGGCATTGGGAAGGTGTGGCAAAGGCTAGGATTCAGATGAAAGGTACAGGGCAGCAGAAGCCAGCAGGGTCCAGTTGGATTGAGCTTGATGATATGGTTCATGAGTTTACGGTTGGGGATAGAAAGCACCCAAAATCTACTAGAATTTTTGAGATGCTTGATAAGTTAAGCCATCATATCAAGCAAGTTGGCTATGTTCCGAAGGTAGCTTGCTTGTATAACGCCTAA
- the LOC103987519 gene encoding UDP-glucose 6-dehydrogenase 5-like: MVKICCIGAGYVGGPTMAVIAFKCPSIEVVVVDISVSRIAAWNSDQLPIYEPGLDDVVKQCRGKNLFFSTNIEQQVSEADIIFVSVNTPTKTRGLGAGKAADLTYWESAARMIADVSKSNKIVVEKSTVPVKTAEAIEKILTHNSRGVKYQILSNPEFLAEGTAIQDLFKPDRVLIGGRETPEGRKAVQALKDVYAHWVPEDRIITTNLWSAELSKLAANAFLAQRISSVNAISALCEATGANVSEVAYAVGKDSRVGPKFLNASVGFGGSCFQKDILNLVYICECNGLPEVADYWRQVIKINDYQKNRFVNRVVSSMFNTVSGKKIAVLGFAFKKDTGDTRETPAIDVCKGLLGDNAKISIYDPQVTEDQIRRDLAMNKFDWDHPAHLQPMSPTAVKQVSVTWDAYEATKGAHGVCILTEWDEFKELDYQRIYDNMQKPAFIFDGRNVVDPETLRAIGFIVYSIGKPLDSWLKDLPAVA, encoded by the coding sequence ATGGTGAAGATATGCTGCATTGGAGCTGGCTATGTTGGTGGCCCGACCATGGCCGTGATCGCCTTCAAGTGCCCATCCATCGAGGTGGTCGTCGTTGATATCTCCGTCAGCCGGATTGCAGCATGGAACAGTGACCAACTTCCCATTTATGAGCCAGGCCTTGACGATGTGGTCAAGCAGTGCCGAGGAAAGAACCTTTTCTTCAGCACCAACATTGAACAGCAAGTCTCAGAGGCTGACATCATCTTCGTCTCTGTGAACACTCCTACCAAAACTCGGGGCCTTGGAGCAGGCAAGGCAGCTGACCTGACCTACTGGGAAAGTGCAGCTCGCATGATCGCTGATGTTTCCAAGTCCAACAAGATCGTGGTCGAGAAATCTACGGTACCCGTCAAGACCGCAGAGGCCATCGAGAAGATTTTGACCCACAACAGCAGGGGAGTCAAGTATCAGATCCTCTCGAACCCAGAGTTTCTTGCAGAGGGTACAGCAATCCAGGATCTGTTTAAGCCCGACCGAGTTCTCATTGGTGGCCGGGAGACTCCAGAGGGCCGCAAGGCCGTTCAAGCACTGAAAGATGTTTATGCCCACTGGGTACCTGAGGACCGCATCATCACCACCAATCTGTGGTCTGCAGAGCTGTCAAAACTTGCAGCAAATGCCTTCTTGGCACAGAGGATCTCCTCCGTCAATGCTATTTCTGCACTCTGTGAAGCTACCGGAGCTAATGTGTCGGAGGTGGCCTATGCCGTGGGGAAGGATTCGAGGGTTGGCCCCAAGTTCTTGAACGCTAGTGTTGGATTTGGCGGGTCCTGTTTCCAGAAAGATATCCTTAATCTGGTCTATATATGTGAGTGCAATGGTCTGCCAGAGGTGGCCGACTACTGGAGGCAGGTCATCAAGATCAATGACTACCAGAAGAACCGTTTCGTGAACCGGGTTGTGTCCTCCATGTTCAACACGGTCTCAGGGAAGAAGATTGCTGTTCTTGGATTCGCTTTCAAGAAGGACACCGGGGACACGAGGGAGACCCCTGCTATCGACGTCTGCAAGGGTCTCCTGGGGGACAATGCCAAGATCAGCATCTACGATCCCCAGGTGACGGAGGACCAGATCCGACGCGACCTCGCGATGAACAAGTTCGATTGGGACCATCCGGCGCACCTGCAGCCTATGAGCCCGACTGCCGTGAAGCAGGTGAGCGTGACATGGGACGCATACGAGGCCACCAAGGGGGCACACGGCGTCTGCATCTTGACCGAGTGGGATGAGTTCAAGGAGTTGGACTACCAGAGGATCTACGATAACATGCAGAAGCCAGCCTTCATATTCGACGGGCGTAATGTGGTCGATCCAGAGACACTCAGGGCGATAGGGTTCATTGTGTACTCCATCGGAAAGCCTCTGGACTCGTGGCTCAAAGACTTGCCTGCTGTTGCCTAG